One window from the genome of Penaeus monodon isolate SGIC_2016 chromosome 2, NSTDA_Pmon_1, whole genome shotgun sequence encodes:
- the LOC119583069 gene encoding mdm2-binding protein-like isoform X1, with protein MEKVILFLSTERENQYITKELEAAIECIRKEDVKSTSSCHLVRLATSAVQGVRDGDANAHDGHTVSLWHEWSKTDALDEYYASVQREEREPSEAHDQEHVFRYNDFFLLAEAVHKFADSLEDTGSYLLYVFWCVDKYVPNPSEVPEFYGSLRRLEQWHFGGLYISCANQMLVSEWPDYLPLHITTGCSQIIETIVSTMWRGQLAVTEEGTGSSMVLPECIVQCISGQPALGADPKQGPLYMLPTAEVVADFDIGTLPWVYLRHGGIYDMVPALHTDPEEQEEVVAMLDVLTGQAGIATLVRLRYSPLPPVLEGVKSLTTEEWKRCNVEGQFELTPSLHFKGYHLILNMIILSEGAQKGKALLVSLQDPSACGEDVIKFFSKANLPMQREQNPPEEEKQVMELLKETPALSTLHLAAFSHLSLNLPQKISGRLARAGRPVHELDEETRRELEAAASEELLRCLLLMPAHPAELPENTLPVLPETSISTTQWPEYVALAEAEIEAERSLQAKHQAGDLLGGLAPPPPPDAILTLEAAQLTKLFTKSGQPSERVRQRMTKHVSSGPYPFKSKLSLHEVKGLLWPEALYARHHGIYYNVDERHEKFAEHCNQVRARYIRQETASTCTVFQDKEVAYVTVSSHKLASKDKDQKATKSSKEDQGRTGKRYSARLNDADNVSQKSDHSSRQPGQGLRRSPRKHPKQSENMSKRSPRKSAYKEGDGSRKSAGLGNLMKPSDLLQPSVARGPLRSANPQNKRYPKPADLSDLHKQKLRMAVVEALDQEGIKMKDPLFKVCFKKLFTVCRPFALDVIGQGSTSRNMEKIAKSHVKQVIEFERFKTKKR; from the exons ATGGAGAAGGTTATCCTCTTCTTATCAACGG AGAGGGAGAACCAATACATCACCAAGGAACTAGAGGCAGCCATTGAGTGCATAAGGAAAGAGGATGTAAAAAGCACCTCAAGTTGCCACCTCGTTCGCCTCGCAACGTCTGCAGTTCAGGGAGTCCGTGATGGAGATGCAAATGCACACGATGGTCACACAGTTAGCCTTTGGCATGAGTGGTCCAAGACGGATGCACTTGATGAATATTATGCCAGtgtgcagagagaagagagggaacccAGTGAAGCACATGATCAGGAACATGTATTCAG gtacaatgacttttttcttcttgctgAGGCAGTACACAAGTTTGCCGATAGTTTAGAAGACACAGGAAGTTACCTGCTCTATGTCTTTTGGTGTGTGGACAAATATGTGCCAAATCCCAG TGAAGTTCCAGAGTTTTATGGCAGTTTAAGAAGGCTTGAACAGTGGCACTTTGGTGGCTTGTATATCTCTTGTGCAAATCAAATGTTAGTGTCAGAATGGCCAGACTATTTACCACTTCACATCACTACAGGCTGTTCCCAG ATAATAGAGACTATTGTAAGCACCATGTGGAGAGGTCAACTAGCAGTCACTGAAGAAGGAACAGGGAGTTCCATGGTTCTCCCTGAATGCATTGTGCAGTGCATTAGTGGCCAGCCTGCATTGGGAGCAGATCCTAAACAG GGACCATTGTACATGCTGCCAACAGCAGAAGTAGTAGCAGACTTCGACATTGGTACTCTTCCTTGGGTATACCTGCGTCATGGTGGTATATATGACATGGTGCCAGCACTGCACACAGATCCTGAAGAACAAGAGGAAGTTGTGGCAATGTTAGATGTACTGACTGGTCAGGCTGGT ATTGCAACATTGGTTCGCCTGAGGTACTCACCCCTGCCCCCAGTTCTGGAAGGAGTCAAGTCACTCACCACAGAAGAATGGAAAAGATGTAATGTGGAAGGACAGTTTGAGTTAACACCAAGCTTGCACTTCAAAGGTTACCATCTCATTCTTAACATGATCATCCTGAGTGAGGGAGCACAGAAAGGAAAG GCTCTGCTAGTAAGCCTGCAGGATCCAAGTGCTTGTGGGGAAGATGTTATAAAGTTCTTCAGTAAAGCAAATCTTCCAATGCAA aGAGAACAGAATCCTCCAGAGGAAGAAAAGCAAGTTATGGAGCTCCTGAAAGAGACACCTGCACTATCCACTCTCCATTTAGCGGcattctcacatctctctcttaatcttccaCAGAAG ATTAGTGGCCGCTTAGCTCGAGCTGGTCGACCTGTACATGAATTGGATGAAGAAACAAGACGAGAACTGGAAGCAGCAGCCAGTGAAGAGTTACTAAGATGTTTATTGCTGATGCCAGCTCATCCTGCTGAACTGCCAGAGAATACATTACCAGTCTTGCCAG AGACCAGCATCAGCACCACACAGTGGCCAGAGTACGTAGCTTTAGCTGAAGCAGaaatagaggcagagagaagtCTACAAGCCAAGCATCAAGCTG GTGATTTGTTAGGAGGGCTggccccaccacctccaccagaTGCCATACTTACACTTGAAGCTGCACAGCTGACAAAGCTCTTCACCAAAAGTGGGCAGCCTTCAGAGAGAGTTCGTCAAAGAATGACCAAACATG TATCAAGTGGCCCATACCCTTTTAAAAGCAAGTTGTCGCTGCATGAAGTGAAGGGTTTGCTTTGGCCAGAGGCTCTCTACGCACGTCACCATGGCATTTA TTACAATGTAGACGAACGACATGAAAAGTTCGCCGAGCATTGCAACCAGGTTAGGGCTCGATATATCAGACAAGAGACTGCATCTACTTGTACAGTCTTCCAAGACAAAGAAGTTGCCTATGTCACTGTCTCATCCCACAAGCTTGCCAG TAAAGATAAAGACCAGAAAGCCACAAAATCATCCAAGGAGGACCAAGGTAGAACTGGAAAGAGATACAGTGCAAGACTAAATGATGCAGACAATGTAAGTCAAAAGAGTGACCACAGCTCAAGGCAGCCGGGACAAGGGTTGAGACGGTCTCCTCGCAAGCACCCAAAGCAGTCAGAAAATATGTCAAAGAG GTCTCCTCGCAAGTCAGCTTACAAAGAAGGTGATGGAAGTAGGAAATCTGCAGGTCTGGGTAATCTTATGAAGCCCTCAGACCTACTGCAACCTTCAGTTGCTCGAGGACCTCTCAGGAGTGCCAATCCACAGAACAAGAGGTATCCCAAACCAGCTGATCTCAGTGATTTGCATAAACAG AAACTACGCATGGCAGTGGTGGAGGCTCTGGATCAAGagggaataaaaatgaaagatccCCTGTTTAAGGTGTGCTTTAAGAAGCTCTTCACAGTCTGCCGACCCTTTGCCCTTGATGTCATCGGCCAGGGGTCAACAAGTCGCAATATGGAGAAAATTGCCAAGTCTCATGTCAAGCAGGTCATTGAGTTTGAGAGATTTAAGACcaagaaaagataa
- the LOC119583069 gene encoding uncharacterized protein LOC119583069 isoform X2: protein MEKVILFLSTERENQYITKELEAAIECIRKEDVKSTSSCHLVRLATSAVQGVRDGDANAHDGHTVSLWHEWSKTDALDEYYASVQREEREPSEAHDQEHVFRYNDFFLLAEAVHKFADSLEDTGSYLLYVFWCVDKYVPNPSEVPEFYGSLRRLEQWHFGGLYISCANQMLVSEWPDYLPLHITTGCSQIIETIVSTMWRGQLAVTEEGTGSSMVLPECIVQCISGQPALGADPKQGPLYMLPTAEVVADFDIGTLPWVYLRHGGIYDMVPALHTDPEEQEEVVAMLDVLTGQAGIATLVRLRYSPLPPVLEGVKSLTTEEWKRCNVEGQFELTPSLHFKGYHLILNMIILSEGAQKGKALLVSLQDPSACGEDVIKFFSKANLPMQREQNPPEEEKQVMELLKETPALSTLHLAAFSHLSLNLPQKISGRLARAGRPVHELDEETRRELEAAASEELLRCLLLMPAHPAELPENTLPVLPETSISTTQWPEYVALAEAEIEAERSLQAKHQAGDLLGGLAPPPPPDAILTLEAAQLTKLFTKSGQPSERVRQRMTKHVSSGPYPFKSKLSLHEVKGLLWPEALYARHHGIYKDKDQKATKSSKEDQGRTGKRYSARLNDADNVSQKSDHSSRQPGQGLRRSPRKHPKQSENMSKRSPRKSAYKEGDGSRKSAGLGNLMKPSDLLQPSVARGPLRSANPQNKRYPKPADLSDLHKQKLRMAVVEALDQEGIKMKDPLFKVCFKKLFTVCRPFALDVIGQGSTSRNMEKIAKSHVKQVIEFERFKTKKR, encoded by the exons ATGGAGAAGGTTATCCTCTTCTTATCAACGG AGAGGGAGAACCAATACATCACCAAGGAACTAGAGGCAGCCATTGAGTGCATAAGGAAAGAGGATGTAAAAAGCACCTCAAGTTGCCACCTCGTTCGCCTCGCAACGTCTGCAGTTCAGGGAGTCCGTGATGGAGATGCAAATGCACACGATGGTCACACAGTTAGCCTTTGGCATGAGTGGTCCAAGACGGATGCACTTGATGAATATTATGCCAGtgtgcagagagaagagagggaacccAGTGAAGCACATGATCAGGAACATGTATTCAG gtacaatgacttttttcttcttgctgAGGCAGTACACAAGTTTGCCGATAGTTTAGAAGACACAGGAAGTTACCTGCTCTATGTCTTTTGGTGTGTGGACAAATATGTGCCAAATCCCAG TGAAGTTCCAGAGTTTTATGGCAGTTTAAGAAGGCTTGAACAGTGGCACTTTGGTGGCTTGTATATCTCTTGTGCAAATCAAATGTTAGTGTCAGAATGGCCAGACTATTTACCACTTCACATCACTACAGGCTGTTCCCAG ATAATAGAGACTATTGTAAGCACCATGTGGAGAGGTCAACTAGCAGTCACTGAAGAAGGAACAGGGAGTTCCATGGTTCTCCCTGAATGCATTGTGCAGTGCATTAGTGGCCAGCCTGCATTGGGAGCAGATCCTAAACAG GGACCATTGTACATGCTGCCAACAGCAGAAGTAGTAGCAGACTTCGACATTGGTACTCTTCCTTGGGTATACCTGCGTCATGGTGGTATATATGACATGGTGCCAGCACTGCACACAGATCCTGAAGAACAAGAGGAAGTTGTGGCAATGTTAGATGTACTGACTGGTCAGGCTGGT ATTGCAACATTGGTTCGCCTGAGGTACTCACCCCTGCCCCCAGTTCTGGAAGGAGTCAAGTCACTCACCACAGAAGAATGGAAAAGATGTAATGTGGAAGGACAGTTTGAGTTAACACCAAGCTTGCACTTCAAAGGTTACCATCTCATTCTTAACATGATCATCCTGAGTGAGGGAGCACAGAAAGGAAAG GCTCTGCTAGTAAGCCTGCAGGATCCAAGTGCTTGTGGGGAAGATGTTATAAAGTTCTTCAGTAAAGCAAATCTTCCAATGCAA aGAGAACAGAATCCTCCAGAGGAAGAAAAGCAAGTTATGGAGCTCCTGAAAGAGACACCTGCACTATCCACTCTCCATTTAGCGGcattctcacatctctctcttaatcttccaCAGAAG ATTAGTGGCCGCTTAGCTCGAGCTGGTCGACCTGTACATGAATTGGATGAAGAAACAAGACGAGAACTGGAAGCAGCAGCCAGTGAAGAGTTACTAAGATGTTTATTGCTGATGCCAGCTCATCCTGCTGAACTGCCAGAGAATACATTACCAGTCTTGCCAG AGACCAGCATCAGCACCACACAGTGGCCAGAGTACGTAGCTTTAGCTGAAGCAGaaatagaggcagagagaagtCTACAAGCCAAGCATCAAGCTG GTGATTTGTTAGGAGGGCTggccccaccacctccaccagaTGCCATACTTACACTTGAAGCTGCACAGCTGACAAAGCTCTTCACCAAAAGTGGGCAGCCTTCAGAGAGAGTTCGTCAAAGAATGACCAAACATG TATCAAGTGGCCCATACCCTTTTAAAAGCAAGTTGTCGCTGCATGAAGTGAAGGGTTTGCTTTGGCCAGAGGCTCTCTACGCACGTCACCATGGCATTTA TAAAGATAAAGACCAGAAAGCCACAAAATCATCCAAGGAGGACCAAGGTAGAACTGGAAAGAGATACAGTGCAAGACTAAATGATGCAGACAATGTAAGTCAAAAGAGTGACCACAGCTCAAGGCAGCCGGGACAAGGGTTGAGACGGTCTCCTCGCAAGCACCCAAAGCAGTCAGAAAATATGTCAAAGAG GTCTCCTCGCAAGTCAGCTTACAAAGAAGGTGATGGAAGTAGGAAATCTGCAGGTCTGGGTAATCTTATGAAGCCCTCAGACCTACTGCAACCTTCAGTTGCTCGAGGACCTCTCAGGAGTGCCAATCCACAGAACAAGAGGTATCCCAAACCAGCTGATCTCAGTGATTTGCATAAACAG AAACTACGCATGGCAGTGGTGGAGGCTCTGGATCAAGagggaataaaaatgaaagatccCCTGTTTAAGGTGTGCTTTAAGAAGCTCTTCACAGTCTGCCGACCCTTTGCCCTTGATGTCATCGGCCAGGGGTCAACAAGTCGCAATATGGAGAAAATTGCCAAGTCTCATGTCAAGCAGGTCATTGAGTTTGAGAGATTTAAGACcaagaaaagataa
- the LOC119583086 gene encoding general transcription factor 3C polypeptide 6-like, with the protein MVESDSEYEEEETLVLVELHGVIDSEIFAQDSFDKFKILAIESESPILQVENFVFTGEYDHTMGTAVFFEEEEKKVKKCDPVFCKKPTRMLKYVCKTNKKLNMKRVFVSEKSEGNAVKLKMERTEEGESEGAMDFSAEEASGGLEPENEQLDEDGEYSGGLLSKE; encoded by the coding sequence ATGGTTGAGTCAGATAGTGAGTATGAGGAAGAAGAGACTCTGGTCTTAGTAGAACTTCATGGAGTCATTGATTCTGAGATATTTGCACAAGATTCCTTTGACAAATTCAAGATTCTCGCAATTGAATCAGAAAGTCCCATCCTGCAAGTCGAGAACTTTGTCTTCACTGGGGAGTACGACCACACAATGGGGACAGCTGTCTTctttgaggaggaggaaaagaaagtgaaaaagtgtGATCCAGTGTTCTGCAAGAAACCCACCCGGATGCTTAAGTATGTCTGCAAAACCAACAAGAAACTGAATATGAAACGGGTCTTTGTCTCTGAGAAATCAGAGGGGAATGCGGTGAAGTTGAAAATGGAGcgaacagaggagggagagagtgagggagcaaTGGATTTCTCAGCAGAAGAGGCATCGGGAGGGCTGGAGCCTGAGAACGAGCAGCTAGATGAAGACGGGGAATACTCAGGTGGACTTCTATCAAAGGAATAA
- the LOC119579015 gene encoding uncharacterized protein LOC119579015 → MQYGIETEFCDPAKPRQLQDIPARHNVQKHVLASLRELSLSPKTFLLQFPFRRVEVESSSSGEAPKTLFSPLRLKIPACSRLEITLSLCLKALVSRYKNTGFLETQEQHFCEGTSVYTMSREELGEDLETIKRQQAETRLRLSLANRHITTLYSQVQDLEVQFKTAIKHKKHSARYNLRQKLAVIMGLKIVYLNYCAAKSQELDRINQTLERFSGRQEEAMDTDTNEEPSLSMLEM, encoded by the exons ATGCAATATGGCATTGAAACCGAATTTTGTGATCCCGCCAAACCAAGGCAGCTTCAAGACATCCCTGCGCGGCATAACGTC caaaagcacGTGCTGGCATCCCTCCGCGAGCTGAGTCTCTCCCCGAAGACTTTCCTCCTTCAGTTCCCTTTCCGTCGCGTCGAGGTCGAGTCTTCGTCAAGTGGTGAGGCTCCAaagacccttttttcccccttaagaCTCAAAATCCCCGCTTGCTCAAGGCTCGAAATTACCCTTTCCTTGTGTTTAAAAGCTCTGGTTTCAAGGTACAAGAACACTGGGTTTTTAGAGACGCAAGAACAACATTTCTGCGAAG GGACATCAGTGTATACAATGTCAAGAGAAGAACTTGGGGAAGACCTGGAGACGATAAAGCGCCAGCAAGCAGAAACGCGTCTCAGACTTAGCTTAGCAAATAGACACATAACTACATTATATTCTCAG GTGCAAGATTTGGAGGTGCAATTCAAAACCGCTATTAAGCATAAAAAACACTCTGCAAGGTATAATCTACGACAGAAGCTCGCCGTGATTATGGGCCTGAAGATtgtatatcttaattattgtgcTGCCAAATCACAGGAACTAGACAGGATTAACCAGACTCTTGAGCGCTTCAGTGGCCGTCAGGAGGAGGCTATGGACACAGACACAAATGAGGAGCCTAGTCTTTCCATGCTCGAGATGTAA